The proteins below are encoded in one region of Apium graveolens cultivar Ventura chromosome 4, ASM990537v1, whole genome shotgun sequence:
- the LOC141720447 gene encoding potassium channel SKOR-like isoform X2 yields MMTSIRSRGGKQDEERISWRNGENRNESNEYEVEDLSDDIQESRGHHMARVADEFEPGSAENRRKYSREHIFKGLKDLSGGCSIHPDNRWYHTWERFILVWAMYSSFLTPFQFGFFRGLPRNRNLFVLDIAGQTAFVIDIVLHFYVAYKDRQTHKMVYMRYPIAMRYLKSYFVIDLLACLPWDIIYGATGDKEAVRCLLWIRLSRARKVLTFFQKLEKDIRIKYLFCRIVKLIVVEMYCTHTAACIFYYLATTLPAEKEGYTWIGSLKLGDYSYSNFREIDLWTRYITSLYFAIVTMVTVGYGDIHAVNLREMIFIMFFVSFDMVLGAYLIGNMTALIVKGSKTERYRDKMTDIIKYMNRNRLGRNIRNEIKGHFRLQYESTYTDAAALQDLPISIRAKVTRVHEEFFLPGEIIMEQGNVVDQLYIVCHGLLEEIGICEDGSEETVSLLKPNSLFGEVSILCNITQPYTVKVSELCRLLRLDKQSFSNILEIYFHDGRKILNNLLEGEETNVRLKQLGSDVTFHINKQEAELALRVNSAAYYGDLYQLKGLIRAGADPNKTDYDGRSPLHLAASKGYEDVILFLTQEGVNINISDNFGNTPLFEAVKSGHDQAVSLLIKEGAVLKIGDSGPFLCTAVARGDFDLIKRVLRAGTDPNSSDYDHRTPLHVAASQGLYLLAKLLLESGASVLSRDRWGNTPLDEGRMSGNQNLIRLLEIAKASQLDEISNQSHEITDKPQLKKCRVYPFHPDKPKENKLGYGVMLWVPQSMEHLIQKAAEQLNCPQNSCIVTEDAAKIMDVDMITDGQKLYLINETQ; encoded by the exons ATGATGACAAGTATAAGAAGCAGAGGAGGGAAACAAGATGAAGAGAGGATTAGTTGGAGAAATGGAGAGAACAGAAACGAGTCAAACGAGTACGAGGTAGAGGATCTGAGCGATGACATACAAGAGTCAAGAGGACATCATATGGCTCGAGTAGCTGATGAATTCGAACCCGGCTCGGCTGAGAATAGAAGAAAGTATAGCAGAGAACATATTTTTAAAGGTCTCAAAGACCTCTCCGGAGGTTGCTCCATTCATCCTGACAACAG GTGGTATCATACATGGGAGAGATTTATATTGGTCTGGGCAATGTACTCATCTTTTCTTACACCATTCCAGTTTGGGTTCTTTAGGGGATTGCCAAGAAACAGAAACCTTTTCGTACTGGATATTGCTGGACAAACAGCTTTTGTTATTGACATTGTACTACACTTCTATGTGGCCTACAAAGACAGGCAAACACACAAGATGGTGTACATGCGCTATCCAATTGCTATGCG GTACTTAAAATCTTATTTTGTTATCGATTTGCTGGCCTGCTTGCCTTGGGATATAATTTATGGG GCCACGGGAGATAAAGAGGCAGTGCGGTGTCTTCTTTGGATCAGGTTAAGTCGGGCACGGAAAGTTCTGACATTTTTCCAGAAGTTGGAGAAGGACATACGGATTAAGTATCTCTTCTGCAGGATTGTGAAGCTTATTGTTGTTGAAATGTACTGCACTCATACAGCAGCATGCATCTTTTACTATTTGGCTACCACTCTCCCAGCAGAGAAAGAAGGATACACATGGATTGGAAGTCTGAAATTGGGTGATTACAGCTATTCAAACTTCAGAGAGATTGATCTGTGGACGCGTTACATAACATCTTTATATTTTGCCATTGTTACTATGGTTACAGTCG GTTATGGCGATATACATGCAGTCAATCTGAGAGAAATGATTTTCATTATGTTCTTCGTATCTTTTGACATGGTTCTTGGGGCTTATTTGATTGGTAATATGACAGCCTTAATTGTGAAAGGATCAAAGACAGAGAGGTATCGGGATAAAATGACagacatcatcaaatatatgaaCAGAAACAGACTTGGGAGGAACATTCGTAACGAAATCAAAGGTCACTTTAGGCTACAATATGAGAGCACTTACACAGATGCTGCTGCTCTTCAAgatcttcccatttccattcgtGCAAAG GTGACTAGAGTCCATGAGGAGTTTTTCCTCCCTGGAGAAATAATTATGGAACAGGGAAATGTAGTCGATCAACTTTATATTGTGTGCCATGGTCTTCTG GAGGAGATTGGTATATGTGAAGATGGATCAGAAGAGACAGTTTCACTTCTGAAACCTAATAGCTTATTTGGAGAAGTCTCTATTCTTTGTAACATCACTCAGCCTTACACCGTTAAAGTTAGTGAGCTCTGCAGGCTTCTAAGGCTTGATAAACAATCCTTTTCCAATATCCTTGAGATTTATTTCCATGACGGGCGAAAAATCTTGAATAACTTACTAGAG GGGGAAGAAACAAATGTTCGTTTAAAGCAACTTGGGTCCGATGTCACTTTTCACATTAATAAACAAGAGGCAGAACTTGCACTTCGGGTAAACAGTGCTGCATATTATGGTGATCTATACCAGCTGAAAGGCTTGATTCGAGCTGGAGCTGATCCCAATAAGACAGATTACGATGGCAGGTCACCACTG CATCTTGCTGCATCCAAAGGATACGAAGACGTTATACTTTTCCTAACTCAGGAAGGAGTAAACATCAATATTTCAG ATAATTTTGGAAACACTCCCCTCTTTGAAGCCGTCAAGAGTGGACATGATCAAGCAGTTTCCTTACTGATTAAAGAAGGGGCAGTCCTGAAAATCGGCGATTCTGGTCCGTTTTTGTGTACCGCAGTTGCAAGGGGGGATTTTGATTTGATTAAAAGGGTTCTACGTGCGGGCACTGATCCAAACTCCAGTGACTATGATCACCGAACTCCACTTCACGTTGCTGCCTCCCAAGGCTTATATTTATTAGCAAAGCTGCTTTTGGAATCAGGGGCTTCTGTTTTGTCAAGGGACAG ATGGGGAAACACACCACTTGATGAAGGGAGAATGTCTGGAAACCAGAATCTGATCAGGCTTCTTGAAATAGCAAAAGCTTCTCAGTTGGATGAAATTTCAAACCAGTCCCATGAAATCACAG ATAAACCGCAACTCAAAAAATGCAGAGTGTATCCGTTCCACCCTGACAAGCCAAAGGAGAATAAACTGGGGTATGGAGTGATGTTATGGGTTCCACAGAGCATGGAGCATCTCATCCAAAAAGCAGCAGAGCAGCTAAACTGTCCTCAAAATTCTTGTATAGTAACAGAAGACGCCGCCAAAATaatggatgtggatatgataacTGATGGTCAGAAGCTGTATTTGATCAATGAAACACAATAG
- the LOC141720447 gene encoding potassium channel SKOR-like isoform X1, which yields MMTSIRSRGGKQDEERISWRNGENRNESNEYEVEDLSDDIQESRGHHMARVADEFEPGSAENRRKYSREHIFKGLKDLSGGCSIHPDNRWYHTWERFILVWAMYSSFLTPFQFGFFRGLPRNRNLFVLDIAGQTAFVIDIVLHFYVAYKDRQTHKMVYMRYPIAMRYLKSYFVIDLLACLPWDIIYGATGDKEAVRCLLWIRLSRARKVLTFFQKLEKDIRIKYLFCRIVKLIVVEMYCTHTAACIFYYLATTLPAEKEGYTWIGSLKLGDYSYSNFREIDLWTRYITSLYFAIVTMVTVGYGDIHAVNLREMIFIMFFVSFDMVLGAYLIGNMTALIVKGSKTERYRDKMTDIIKYMNRNRLGRNIRNEIKGHFRLQYESTYTDAAALQDLPISIRAKISQTLYMSCVENVSLFQGCSSEFISQIVTRVHEEFFLPGEIIMEQGNVVDQLYIVCHGLLEEIGICEDGSEETVSLLKPNSLFGEVSILCNITQPYTVKVSELCRLLRLDKQSFSNILEIYFHDGRKILNNLLEGEETNVRLKQLGSDVTFHINKQEAELALRVNSAAYYGDLYQLKGLIRAGADPNKTDYDGRSPLHLAASKGYEDVILFLTQEGVNINISDNFGNTPLFEAVKSGHDQAVSLLIKEGAVLKIGDSGPFLCTAVARGDFDLIKRVLRAGTDPNSSDYDHRTPLHVAASQGLYLLAKLLLESGASVLSRDRWGNTPLDEGRMSGNQNLIRLLEIAKASQLDEISNQSHEITDKPQLKKCRVYPFHPDKPKENKLGYGVMLWVPQSMEHLIQKAAEQLNCPQNSCIVTEDAAKIMDVDMITDGQKLYLINETQ from the exons ATGATGACAAGTATAAGAAGCAGAGGAGGGAAACAAGATGAAGAGAGGATTAGTTGGAGAAATGGAGAGAACAGAAACGAGTCAAACGAGTACGAGGTAGAGGATCTGAGCGATGACATACAAGAGTCAAGAGGACATCATATGGCTCGAGTAGCTGATGAATTCGAACCCGGCTCGGCTGAGAATAGAAGAAAGTATAGCAGAGAACATATTTTTAAAGGTCTCAAAGACCTCTCCGGAGGTTGCTCCATTCATCCTGACAACAG GTGGTATCATACATGGGAGAGATTTATATTGGTCTGGGCAATGTACTCATCTTTTCTTACACCATTCCAGTTTGGGTTCTTTAGGGGATTGCCAAGAAACAGAAACCTTTTCGTACTGGATATTGCTGGACAAACAGCTTTTGTTATTGACATTGTACTACACTTCTATGTGGCCTACAAAGACAGGCAAACACACAAGATGGTGTACATGCGCTATCCAATTGCTATGCG GTACTTAAAATCTTATTTTGTTATCGATTTGCTGGCCTGCTTGCCTTGGGATATAATTTATGGG GCCACGGGAGATAAAGAGGCAGTGCGGTGTCTTCTTTGGATCAGGTTAAGTCGGGCACGGAAAGTTCTGACATTTTTCCAGAAGTTGGAGAAGGACATACGGATTAAGTATCTCTTCTGCAGGATTGTGAAGCTTATTGTTGTTGAAATGTACTGCACTCATACAGCAGCATGCATCTTTTACTATTTGGCTACCACTCTCCCAGCAGAGAAAGAAGGATACACATGGATTGGAAGTCTGAAATTGGGTGATTACAGCTATTCAAACTTCAGAGAGATTGATCTGTGGACGCGTTACATAACATCTTTATATTTTGCCATTGTTACTATGGTTACAGTCG GTTATGGCGATATACATGCAGTCAATCTGAGAGAAATGATTTTCATTATGTTCTTCGTATCTTTTGACATGGTTCTTGGGGCTTATTTGATTGGTAATATGACAGCCTTAATTGTGAAAGGATCAAAGACAGAGAGGTATCGGGATAAAATGACagacatcatcaaatatatgaaCAGAAACAGACTTGGGAGGAACATTCGTAACGAAATCAAAGGTCACTTTAGGCTACAATATGAGAGCACTTACACAGATGCTGCTGCTCTTCAAgatcttcccatttccattcgtGCAAAG ATTTCCCAAACCCTTTACATGTCATGCGttgaaaatgtttctctattCCAAGGGTGCTCTTCAGAGTTTATCAGTCAAATT GTGACTAGAGTCCATGAGGAGTTTTTCCTCCCTGGAGAAATAATTATGGAACAGGGAAATGTAGTCGATCAACTTTATATTGTGTGCCATGGTCTTCTG GAGGAGATTGGTATATGTGAAGATGGATCAGAAGAGACAGTTTCACTTCTGAAACCTAATAGCTTATTTGGAGAAGTCTCTATTCTTTGTAACATCACTCAGCCTTACACCGTTAAAGTTAGTGAGCTCTGCAGGCTTCTAAGGCTTGATAAACAATCCTTTTCCAATATCCTTGAGATTTATTTCCATGACGGGCGAAAAATCTTGAATAACTTACTAGAG GGGGAAGAAACAAATGTTCGTTTAAAGCAACTTGGGTCCGATGTCACTTTTCACATTAATAAACAAGAGGCAGAACTTGCACTTCGGGTAAACAGTGCTGCATATTATGGTGATCTATACCAGCTGAAAGGCTTGATTCGAGCTGGAGCTGATCCCAATAAGACAGATTACGATGGCAGGTCACCACTG CATCTTGCTGCATCCAAAGGATACGAAGACGTTATACTTTTCCTAACTCAGGAAGGAGTAAACATCAATATTTCAG ATAATTTTGGAAACACTCCCCTCTTTGAAGCCGTCAAGAGTGGACATGATCAAGCAGTTTCCTTACTGATTAAAGAAGGGGCAGTCCTGAAAATCGGCGATTCTGGTCCGTTTTTGTGTACCGCAGTTGCAAGGGGGGATTTTGATTTGATTAAAAGGGTTCTACGTGCGGGCACTGATCCAAACTCCAGTGACTATGATCACCGAACTCCACTTCACGTTGCTGCCTCCCAAGGCTTATATTTATTAGCAAAGCTGCTTTTGGAATCAGGGGCTTCTGTTTTGTCAAGGGACAG ATGGGGAAACACACCACTTGATGAAGGGAGAATGTCTGGAAACCAGAATCTGATCAGGCTTCTTGAAATAGCAAAAGCTTCTCAGTTGGATGAAATTTCAAACCAGTCCCATGAAATCACAG ATAAACCGCAACTCAAAAAATGCAGAGTGTATCCGTTCCACCCTGACAAGCCAAAGGAGAATAAACTGGGGTATGGAGTGATGTTATGGGTTCCACAGAGCATGGAGCATCTCATCCAAAAAGCAGCAGAGCAGCTAAACTGTCCTCAAAATTCTTGTATAGTAACAGAAGACGCCGCCAAAATaatggatgtggatatgataacTGATGGTCAGAAGCTGTATTTGATCAATGAAACACAATAG